The following nucleotide sequence is from Salvia splendens isolate huo1 chromosome 2, SspV2, whole genome shotgun sequence.
ATACAGCGATCGTGAACCAGAAACAGAAGGATGTGGGGTTATGCGAGGAGAGAGGTGAAGACAGCAACGACAATCACCGTAAAGTGAAGCCAGAAGTTCTTGGATGCCATTGAAATATTGGGAAATGACAGTAAGATCACAAGTCATTTTATGCAGTTCTTGACAATTTGATTATGTAGTTTTTTTCCATTATTTTAGCAACAGTTTCGTCTTGTTTTGCAGATGCGGTTCCCAAGAAAATAGTCGAAGTTCTGGGCGTTCCTGGGCTTACCAGGGAGAACGTTGCTAGCCATTTACAGGTTCGTTTTTAGTCCACATTTGAGATGATGTGGATTCaaattcatcttttttttttgggttgaaTTCACAACTGAAATCAGCATGCGTTTGCAAAGAAATCGAATCATACTATGCACATGCTATGAGATCTTCAAATTTAATGCTGGCAATGTGAGTTTTGAAATCATTAATGAAGAATCATGTCATCAAAATAATGAGCATGTCTCATGAAATTCACTCTCCTCTCATCATCTGATTCTTCATTCAAGAAAGCTAGTTGATCTCGTTGCAGAAATATCGCTGCTACATGAGACAGATGGGAAACAATTCAGACTCACTTCGTTGCTGGAGCACGAGGACCGGCTTCAGAGGTTTAGGCGTCCTAACACCACCTCTGATGAGTGACATGACGCAACACAGAGAGAAACATTGTTCATCTCCTGTTAGTGCATGGTGTGAGCTAATTGAACAAGTTATAAAAGCTCAGGGACCTGCATGCAATTAACTATGTGGAGTTAGTTAAAACGGTTGGGATGAGAAGTGAAGCTTGTGTGTGAGTCGAGCCATCTACCGTGGAGCTGGGAGAGTATATATACAAGATCCTAGCATAACATAGTTagttaaaaaaagttacaacaaCACACTATCTTTGTGAGATCATCTTCCACATTAGAGAGTTCCGAGAGTTAGGATTTTCTCAATTGGAGTGGAGTGATTTGAGTGTGATCATTGATTGTAATTCTTTGTATTTCTCTTCTTGTTGTTAAGTGAATATAGTAGATCGTCTTCTCCGTGGATGTAGGTCATTTTAcggccgaaccacgtaaactCCGATGTGTTCTTCGTTCTCGTTTATCGCTTACTCGTAGTTCTTCAATACTCGATCTACCGTGatcacaaattggcgccgttTGTGGGAATGCGATTGCGATGGCAACTGCAAAGTTTGATTTGGAGAAGTTCACCGGGAAGAATGATTTCGATCTCTAGAAACTCAAGATGAGAGTCGTGATGATGCAGCATGGGCTATGGGAGATCTTGAGAGCACCAAGGGTGGTGCGGATGAAAAGGCGTCCGCGCATGATGGTGCGGGTGAAAAAACAGCCGTTCATAGTCAGGATCTTCAAGATAAAGCCTACAACACTCTGATCCTGAGCCTCGGAGATAGGGTGCTGCGTGAAGTCTCCAAAGAGGAGACAGCTGCGGATGTTTGGGCCAAGCTTGAGTCACTTTACATGACCAATTCTTTGGCAAATCGCCTCCATTTGAAGCAGGAGCTGTTTAACTTCAAGATCTCTGAAAGTAAAGGCGTTCTTGAGCAATTGGAAGATTTTGGGAAGTGTGTAGATGATCTGGAAATGATCGATGAAAAGATcaaagatgaggataaggctCTGATGTTGTTGAATTCTCTGCCAAGCTGTTATGAGCAATTCAAAGATACCATACTCTTGAGTAGAGATTCGAAGATAACATATGAGGAAGTGTATTCTGCCTTGAAGTTGAAGGAGGTGCAGAAATCTAACTCAAAATCCATTGATGCAGTAGCTGAATCTCTGCACATCAAAGCAGATGGCAAGAAATCTTCAAAGAAGAAATGGCAGAAAAAATCTTGGAAGGATAAGTCATCTGAGGGGAAGGAAACTAGATCATGCTATCACTGCAAGAAGCCAGGACATATCAAGAAAGATTGCTACGCTTTGAAAAGAAAGCTGGCTGAAGATCAGAGAGTTCAGGATACAGCTGATAGAGCAGGTTGAAGTTGCTCAAGTGATGAACATCACTGACAGGCACATTTCAAATTCTTGGGTAATGGATTCAGGCTGCAGTTTTCATATGACTTCGCATAAGGATTGGATCATGGAAATTGAGAAGTCTGAGGGGTCAGTACATCTTGGGAATGATCATGTATGCAAAGTCAGAGGAAATGGAAAGGTAAAGTTCCTGATGGAAGATAGATCTTTCAAGATTCTCACTGATGTAAGGTCATTCCAGAGATAAAAAGGAATTTAATCTCTCTGGGGTTGTTGGAGAAAAGGGTTTTGAATTTAGTTCCAAGAATGGCATCATGCAGGTCGGGAAGGAAGGACAGATTATGATGAAGGCTCAGAGGTATAATAACCTCTACTATCTCCAGGCCAAGGCAGTGTGCAGTGAGGTTAATCTCACTGAGAAGCTTGATTTTTCTATATGGCACAGAAGATTGGGCCATGTTGGTGTATCTGGGCTCAAAGAGTTGGTGAAATCTGGAGTTATACTGACAGGGCCAGAGCTAGATGAGGAGCAAATCTCTAAATGTGAGCAATGCATATTGGGAAAGAGCAAGAAGCTCAGTTATCAGAAAGGGAAGCACACATCAGAGTCCCCTCTAGAGTATGCACACAGTGATATCTGGGGTCCTGCACAAACTCAGAGCATAGGAGGGGGCAGGTACTTCTTGACTGTTGTAGATGACTTCTCAAGAAAGGTATGGCTCTATGTTATGAAGGAGAAATCTGATGCTTTTGTGAAGTTCAAAGAATGGTGTCAGGAAGTTGAGGATGAGAAGGGAAGGTCACTCAAATGTCTTAGAACCGATAATGGATTGGAGTTTCTCTCAATTCagtttgatgagttttgtaaaTCAAAGGGGATCAAGAGACACCGGACCGTTCCAAAtaatccacatcaaaatggtgTGGCTGAAAGAGTAAATAGAACCTTGCTTGAGAGGGTAAGGTGTATGCTTCTTGGTTCTGGAATGCCCAAGACTTTCTGGGGAGAGGCTGCTGCTACTGCTGCTACCCTCATTAATAAATGCCCTTCATCAGCCATAGGTTTCAACACACCAGATGCTATGTGGTATGGCTCATCCGGTGATTACAACAAGTTGAGAGTGTTTGGATCAAGAGCTTATGCACATTTGAGACAAGGGAAATTGGAGCCCAGAGCCATTAAATGTGTCATGCTTGGATACCAAAAGGGAGTGAAGGGCTACCGGTTATGGTGCACTGAGCCAGGGAGAAATAAGGTTGTGATCAGCAGAGATGTCATTTTTAAAGAAGATGAGATGCCATTCTTAAGTAAGAAACCAGAGAGTACTCAGTTTGAAGTGGAGCCACCTAGTACAGATGGAATTACTGATGAGAAATCATATGATGAGGGCAAATCAGACGGTGAGAGCAATTCACATCAAGGGACTGGAGAAACTCATGAGCATCAAGTCAGAATCCCAACACCAAAGCCTGATAGGCCAAGGAGATAGCACAAGCTTCCAGTAAGATTTGCAGATTATGATATGGTGTATTATGCACTGACTGTGGCAGAGAACATCGATTATCATGAGCCCTCCACTTACAAGGAGGCAGTGAGGACTCCAGAGAAGGATAAATGGCTTAGAGCAATGCAAGAAGATATTGACTCTTGTACAAGAACAAGACCTGGGTGTTGGTTCTCAGGCCAAAGAATCAGAAGCCAGTGGGTTCTAAGTGGGTCTTCAAGAAGAAGATAGAAGCATTTCAGAATGATAATGTGAGATATAAAGCACGTTTGGTTGCAAAGGGTTATACACAAAAGGAGGGAATCGACTACAATGAGGTATTCTCTCCCGTGGTCAAGCATAGCTCCATAAGACTTCTATTGGTTGTTATTGTGCAAAGGGATTGGGAATTACATCAGTTGGATGTCAAAACGGCATTCTTACATGGTGACTTAAAAGAAACTATATACATGGAGCAGCCCGAGGGGTTTGTCAAGAAGGGAGATGAAGGAAAAGTATGCTTCCTCAGAAAAAGTGTGTATGGTCTCAAGCAGAGTTCCAGACAGTGGTATCTGAAGTTCGATGAGTATATGCTGAGAATTGGTTTTGAGAAGTCCAGGTATGATGATTGTGTTTATATCAGAAAGGTGGATGGAGAGGTGTCAGCTTATTTGCTGctctacgttgatgacatgTTAGTAGCAGCTCCCAATTTAGTTGAGATAAAGAGGGTTAAAGGCCAGTTGCAAGAGGAATTCGATATGAAGGATCTTGGCAATGCCAAGAAGATTCTGGGCATGAACATGATTAGAGACAGAGGCAGAGGTGAGCTGAGGCTAACACAGAATGACTACCTGGATAAGATGCAGGACTCAAAACCAGTCACACTCCCTATGGCACAGCAGTTCAGGCTCAGCAAGGAGCAATGTCCAACCACTGATGCACAGAGAAAGGAAATGGACAAGATCCCTTATGCTAGCATTATTGGAAGTATAATGTACACCATGGTTTGTACCAGACCTGATGTTGCCCATGCCATGAGTGTAGTGAGTAGATTCATGGCTGATCCTGGGATAGAGCACTGGCATGCCCTTAAATGGTTGATGAGGTACCTAAAGGGAACAACTGATTATGCTATAGTGTTCAGAAGAAACAAGAGTTAAGGTGGAGATCAGTTGATTGGTTTCTCAGACTCAGATTATGCAGTGAGCTATGACACCCGAAAGTTACAATCTGGCTATGTGTTCACTCTAAATGGTGCTGCTGTGAGTTGGATGTCTTGTCTCCAATCAGTAGTGGCTCTCTCTACTACAGAAGCGGAGTATATAGCTCTTGCTGAGGCAGTGAAGGAATCATTTTGGCTGAAGGGGATCCTTGGAGACTTTGGGGTTAAGCAAGATTCTGTGGAGATAAAATGTGACTCTGCAAGTGCAATCTGCCTGACTAAGCACCAGacttttcatgaaaggagcaagcatgtGGATGTGAGGCTTCATTTCATACGTGATGAGGTAAATAAGGGAGCAGTTAGGCTGACAAAGGTGTCAACGGATGATAATGCTTCAGACATGCTAACAAAGGTAATCCTCAGCACCAAGTTGAGATATTGCTTGGAGCTGATCGGATTGGAGCAGAACTAGAAGAAGGGAGGAGAGGAGGCGATCAGAACTTGTTCACTAGtcacaaggtggagatttgttagtgCATGGTGTGAGATAATTGAACAAGTTGTAAAAGCTCAGGGACCTGCATGCAATTAACTATGTGGAGTTAGTTAAAACGGTTGGGATGAGAAGTGAAGCTTGTGTGTGAGCCGAGCCATCTACCGTGGAGCTGGGAGAGTATATATACAAGATCCTAGCATAGcaaagttaattaaaaaaagttacaacaaCACACTATCTTTGTGAGATCATCTTCCACATTAGATAGTTCCGAGAGTTAGGATTTTCTCAATTGGAGTGGAGTGATTTGAGTGTGATCATTGATTGTAATTCTTTGTATTTCTCTTCTTGTTGTTAAGTGAATATAGTAGATCGTCTCCTCCGTGGATGTAGGTCATTTTAcggccgaaccacgtaaactCCGGTGTGTTCTTCGTTCTCGTTTATCGCTTACTCGTAGTTCTTCAATACTCGATCTACCGTGATCACATCTCCTGACAACTCCAACACCAACACCTGACAACGCAGAGGTTTTGATGTATCTAAAACGAGACTGTTCTTTAATCATGGATGTGAACTTTCGAACTTTCTATACAAGATGATGCTCGGAAGTCAATCTTGATTTTATAAATTCCAAAAGGAGCTAAATGCTTAAAAATTATTTCAAGTTTATGATAATATGCTGATCCGAATATCAAAGTTGCAAAGTTAATTGCGATTGCATAATTTGATAGTACAATAGAAGTTCATTTCATCTGACAATAGAAGTATCATTTCACTTTATAATAAATAGTATGTAAACCTCACATTTGACTAATTCAttcaattcatatttcattataaaattgagGTTacatccgtccacaaaaaataatcttgcggaaaacacatattcatgcacaattgataaagaagaaagatactaacaaaaaatgattgaaaatgTTGCTGCAGTGTTACTTATAAATGAGAAACacattagagagagaaacttacCATCAATAGATATAGACTAATTTTGGTTGACGACTTGGCGGGCCAAAGTGGGACCCAAGTTCCACTATTTTTTCGactcatatttttaaaatctaagaAAAAATCAAACTCATAACCGCTAACCAAAGGAGTACTGTTATTTAAGCTATATCTCTAATCAATTTATATAGAATCTAATTGTATATTATGATTATGAAAAGGGTTAACTGCCTTATAAATCATGATATATGATCAAATTTTGACTTATCCCGaagtttcaaatttttttttatacattttactatatttattaAGGCTCAAAACAACGTTGTTTAGTCGTTCACGCCATCACATTAACACACATATATGTCACTATATATCGGCATACCAAAATTTTGCAACAATGTAGCATCGAATTTGCTCGGAAAAAACATCGTGGGACAAATGAGAAATTTTGAAACTTCATGATTTGCTTGTAAAGTTTAATAGATGCgggacaaattaaaatatgacCAAATTTCAATGTTCAACTAACCCTAAGTTGATATAGAGTGATTATAAGCCTCAGTGAATCACAAAGATCAACCTAAATACACCAATACCTATTTGTCAttgatactactactactactacctcATTATGTTCAGATTTTTAGTACTCCTTTCTAGTGTAAATAGCTCTTCATGGTAGCAATGTCTCTCACGCTCACTATTTCCTTTGGAAGGAAGGAATATAATAGGAGTATCTATGTCGTGATGTGATTTTAATACTACACAAAGCAATCAAAATGGCGTGAATTCATCTAATTACTCTTCATATGCAATGTGCTAATTCTACATTTAATGCAGAATCCTTGTATTTAAATGCCTCTGATATCCTACACCTTTTTTTTGGCTATGTATCTAAATTTCATGCCCATTTTCTCCATTTCCTATTTCTTCTTTCATTTACTTGCTTTTTATATGCACTACAAAATTTTGTCATTACCGTTTTGTTAGTTGATTAGTTTCTCACATTTAAAACATTCAAGTGAATTTGTTTTTTATCATTACTATGAAGTTTTTCTGTTAGTTATCTTCAATGTATCTACATGAATTCGTAGAAGACAAAAGCCTTGTAAGTCATCTAATAATCCCTCTTACTTCCTTTCCTTTTTTACGAAGCTAGACATCGTCTTCCGCCCTACTAGTCTAGGAGATGATGGTGTTGTTTTTACAGTTTCCTGAGATGAATGCCAACAAAGCTATCTCTATGGGGATTCTTGTGGTCAATGATGGCATAGCATGCGGAGAAAAAGTGGCGGAGGTGCTTCGACACTGCAACCATGAAGGTACGAATGGACTTTTTAGCTTCGTTGGTTTGAGTTTGTTGCAGAGTTATTTGTCTGAGTCGACGTCTCTTGTTTTTCTTCTCAGTTTTGCATACTGGAACTGTTTACGACGCTCTACATTCGATATGGGAGAACAAGGACAGGCTTGATCTTGTTATTACAAATGTGCACAAGTTGGCATCAGAAGGCGAAGCAATCATCCGAAATATCTACAAAAGGCTGAAATTGAAGGTTTTTTGTAAGTAAAAGCTTGTCATGGTATGCTTGTGTATTACTGATCTATGTGAACTTGATCAGCATCAGCTCGTTGTTACTTGCAGTGATATGTACGGATAAGAGGGCCGAGCCCAAAGACGAGCCGCTTAGTTTCTCTGCTTATTTTTTGACTGGCTTGAGCTTAAATGGTTTGAGTAATTTTTTGGTGAATCCAAAAGGAGTCAAGGAAGAGAATATGGGGACAGCAGCTAATCAGCAAGAAAATGTTGAAACAAACAAGGCTTCTTCCTCGAGTAAGGATGCAACGCGCTTGAACCAGAAACGGAAGGCTGTGGAGCTGTACGAGGAGAGATGTGACAACAACAACGGCGATCGCAATAAAGGGAAGAAGCAAAGGGTTACTTGGACAAAGGAAATGCATCAGAAGTTTGTGGATGCCATTGTTAGATTGGGAAATGACAGTAAGATCacaatatcattttatgcactTGTTGACAATCTGATTATGTAGTTTTTTTCCATTGTTTCAGCAACACTTTCATCTTGTTTTCGCAGAGGCTGTTCCCAAGAAAATAGTCGAAGTTATGGGCGTTCCGTGGCTTACCAGGGAGAACGTTGCCAGCCATTTACAGGTTCGTTTTCACAACTGAAATCAGCATGCGTTTGCAAAGAAATCGAATCATACTATTCTTCGTATTTAATGCTGGAAATGTGTGTTTTGAAATCACTAATGAAGAATCATCTCATCAAAATAATGAGCATGTCTCATGAAATTCATTTCTCATCATTTGATTCTTCACCGGTTGCAGAAATATCGTTGCTACACGAAACAGGAAAATATCTCGGGCTCACCTCCTTGCACTAGTACAAGGGCTGGCCTCAGAGAGTTAGGTGTTCTAACATCACCTCTGAGTAACGATCTCTTCTTCAACCCCATATCAGATACGCAGTTGTGGGCAAGAATCAGAGGCTCATATCTCAGTGATGTGAGAAACATGATGCACGTCAGAGCAAAATATGGCTCATCTTATGACAACTCCGGCAACAGTGAATTTGTGGGATACAGATTAATTGGTAACCAAATAGATTATGGCTCCACCAACAAGATCAACAAAGTTCCAGATTTTTCTACTACAGGGAGATCACAAGATCAATCCACGAGCTACGTTCAACAGCACCGCTTTATGGATCCGAACACTGTTCAATCAGCTAGCTACATTCTGCAGCAATCTTCTCTGTTAGGGAGTTCTTCATCAAGAACTCATGGCCAAGAAGCAGAATTGCTCTCCTCGTACGCCCCAAAAATCGAGAGCCAGCTCCAAGGCCCTCCAACTCAACAAACAGGAGAATGCAGCAACTCTTTGCTGGACCAGCAGCAGCCTTGGGATACCTCTGCGAACGCTGCTCCCTTCCACAATCCATCGACAGTGCTTCCTTCCGATAAAGATTTTGCGTTGCTGCCAGTGGAGGCAGGTTTCTCCGAACAAACTTCGGGGGGATACCTTGATGATATATTGCAGCAGAATTGTTCTTCTCCTGCTCCTCCACCAGCATCACCACCACTAGCGGTGGAAGATATTTTTGAGCAAGGTGGAAATTATGACTATCTGTTTAATGGAATAGGAAACACATACGACCAGTTTGATATACAAGAATTTGATGAGACCCTTTTTAGTCAAGATGATTAGCCATCATCTATATATGTACACATACATCAACGTTGTAAATTACTATTAGCAACTTTTCCTTTTATATACACGATGTAATCACAATTCACACATTGTAATCATTAACTGTCTCATATAGTTTGAGTCATTTTCtctatagtaaaaaaaataatctctcACTTTATCGCGTATGTTagtactttactttctctaaAGAAATTTCTTAACTTTTGTACTACTATTTAAAAGATAGACCCAAGTATTTGGAAAATACGATGGCCAAGTAATTTAAAATGATACTATATGTAGACTGTAATTTTACAATTCACTATATTCTTAAATTCTTAATAAAGCAcgaataatttataatttcaaatgATATTTATCTTTATTGAATTTTGATTGTAACAAATGTTGATGGTAGCAATGAACAGTCTCCTGCTGCATCCGGTCCGGCCAATCCTTTCCTTCCACAAAACCAGAGATTCAGCTCTACCACCGTCGCACGATATCCTGGCCGCCGGCAACCTCGACGACGCACCGCCACGTCTACGAGGAAACAGCTCAAGCACAACCTCCAAAAGGAAACAAGACGACTACCACTCCACCCTTAAAGCCCTCAACTCCAAAGGCCGTTTTCCAAGAAAATCTCTTGGCCAGGTAAATTATCCTCAAAATTGAAAACAATAAAGATCACTTTTTTACTTTGTAAATCATTGGTTTATCTCTTTTGTCTTTCATTTCAGCATTACATGGTAAATGGGTCGGTCAATGAGGAGCTTGTGGCGGCTGCCAATGTGAAAGAAGGTGACTTTGTGTTAGAAATTGGGCCAGGAACTGGTTCCTTGACTAATGCGCTACTCGAAGCTGGTGCAACTGTTCTTGCTATCGAAaaggttgtttttttttgtattatttggGTTGTTTTGTTGTTAGGTTTTCATTATGTCACTGGGTTATTATCCAAGGCTACAACCTGAGCTCGGTGAAGGACTTTTTTCTTGCCAAGATTTAAACTTTATGTGTTTCTTGGATTGGGCTCTGTTAATTTTTCATCCAAAAGCCATTACTCTGATGTATGCTTTAGGTAGTCATACTGACTTAAGAGACAGGAGATGAGACTGGTGTTGTACAAAAATGACCAGTGCTTAAATTAGAGAGATTTGGATTACCTGATGTAGTTGGGGATCCCTACACTCTGTAGGATGTAGTTGAAGAAGATGACTCAAATCTAACTACGAAACCTTGTCGAGTCTAGTATTTTTATGTTACTTCATGGAGTACTATTAAAAAAACTTCTGAATTTATATTTGTAAATTATAAGATTGTGAGCTAGTGCTGGAGTCCTATGATAGTACTGTGTTACTGATGTCTAAATCGGAAATACGAAGCAGAGCTAAGATGAAAAGCCTAAGGTGTGTTAAAGACCACTTTCCTTATATGCAGATTGCTTCTGTTATCTCAAAATCATGTGAGATTGATAATGTTAGACCTGCTTCTGGTCCTGGATCTTGAATTGGAAATTGGAATGCACAACTAGTATCTAACTAAGACTATGATGTTCAACTGCAAGGCCCTCTATTCTCGGTTTAGGATTCTTGATATTACGGTTTCATTTCTCAGGATCCTTATATGGCATCACTGGTGAGGGAACGCTTCAATGGACTACAATATGTGAAGGTACTACGCCCTCTGTTAGATTCTCGCAAGCCTATTTCAATGCAAAAAATCTGGTTATCGCTCATGAGAGCAGACTTGTATGTTGATCCAGCTCGTGTTATGAGAAGCTACAAGGGGTTGTACCGTGCATTGGTACCGGCGTTTCATCGTTAATGACAGAAAGCCCCAAATCTGATTGAAGCaacttgttttctttttctggaATCTGTTCACGTATATACTGGTCTTGAGACACTGCTAAAATGGGCTCGTTTTCTTTATTGCAACGTGTAGGTTATCGAAGAGGATTTTACACGGTCTCATATTCGATCTCATGTGTCCTCGTTTTTGTCAGCTAAAGGTCCACCAGAAGGAAATTCATTTACTGCAAAGGTTTGGAGGTTCTTTTTTAACTTCGTTGTATACTTTAGGTTCTATATAGCTTTACTTATAAGTACAATGTGAAGCTTTTTCGCCTGAAATTGTTCGGAGGCCAGTTTCAAAGGGACATCGTTTGATCGTTTCCCCCCTCTGCATTTCACACTGTAACAAGTTTATCATCTTCTACATCTTTGGAAGCTCTTTCTAAGAAGATTCTAGCATTGGCATTATAGCATCCTTGATCAATAATGTTTCACCTTTCGTGTC
It contains:
- the LOC121761254 gene encoding putative two-component response regulator ARR21 → MSCLQSVVALSTTEAEYIALAEAVKESFWLKGILGDFGVKQDSVEIKCDSASAICLTKHQTFHERSKHVDVRLHFIRDEVNKGAVRLTKVSTDDNASDMLTKFPEMNANKAISMGILVVNDGIACGEKVAEVLRHCNHEVLHTGTVYDALHSIWENKDRLDLVITNVHKLASEGEAIIRNIYKRLKLKVFLICTDKRAEPKDEPLSFSAYFLTGLSLNGLSNFLVNPKGVKEENMGTAANQQENVETNKASSSSKDATRLNQKRKAVELYEERCDNNNGDRNKGKKQRVTWTKEMHQKFVDAIVRLGNDKAVPKKIVEVMGVPWLTRENVASHLQKYRCYTKQENISGSPPCTSTRAGLRELGVLTSPLSNDLFFNPISDTQLWARIRGSYLSDVRNMMHVRAKYGSSYDNSGNSEFVGYRLIGNQIDYGSTNKINKVPDFSTTGRSQDQSTSYVQQHRFMDPNTVQSASYILQQSSLLGSSSSRTHGQEAELLSSYAPKIESQLQGPPTQQTGECSNSLLDQQQPWDTSANAAPFHNPSTVLPSDKDFALLPVEAGFSEQTSGGYLDDILQQNCSSPAPPPASPPLAVEDIFEQGGNYDYLFNGIGNTYDQFDIQEFDETLFSQDD
- the LOC121784859 gene encoding ribosomal RNA small subunit methyltransferase, chloroplastic-like codes for the protein MLMVAMNSLLLHPVRPILSFHKTRDSALPPSHDILAAGNLDDAPPRLRGNSSSTTSKRKQDDYHSTLKALNSKGRFPRKSLGQHYMVNGSVNEELVAAANVKEGDFVLEIGPGTGSLTNALLEAGATVLAIEKDPYMASLVRERFNGLQYVKVIEEDFTRSHIRSHVSSFLSAKGPPEGNSFTAKVVANIPFNISTDVVKQLLPMGDIFSEVVLLLQDEAAQRFVDPSLRSSEHRPINVFVNFYSDPEYKLKVPRSNFFPQPKVDAAVVAFKLKQPADYPHVSSLKSFFSMVNSAFNGKRKMLRKSLHHICPSPDIEAALCALNLPPTSRPEELTLDDFVKLHNLIVDS